In Erigeron canadensis isolate Cc75 chromosome 7, C_canadensis_v1, whole genome shotgun sequence, one DNA window encodes the following:
- the LOC122606535 gene encoding respirasome Complex Assembly Factor 1, whose translation MSKKSAKSVVQQKQQHTNNTHLSPFKLAKLFDPDASWDKDQLGDVLHWIRQIVALICGLLWGAIPLVGGIWLVAFLLISSGIIYGYYAIILKVDEDELGGHGALLQEGLFASVTLFLLAWTLVYSLAHF comes from the exons atgagCAAGAAATCTGCAAAATCAGTTGTTCAGCAAAAACAACAACATACGAACAACACACATTTATCTCCTTTTAAACTTGCCAAATTGTTTGACCCAGATGCTTCTTGGGACAAG GACCAATTAGGAGATGTACTTCATTGGATTCGGCAAATAGTGGCCCTTATATGCGGGTTACTTTGGGGTGCAATTCCTTTAGTTGGTGGTATCTGGCTTGTTGC ATTTTTGCTTATTTCTTCCGGTATCATCTATGGCTATTATGCAATCATACtcaaggttgatgaagatgaacTTGGTGGTCATGGAGCTCTTCTCCAGGAGGGCCTTTTCGCTTCAGTCACACTCTTTCTG ctaGCATGGACTCTAGTATACAGCTTGGCACACTTCTGA
- the LOC122609235 gene encoding RHOMBOID-like protein 2, which translates to MVRSSTSSKDSPEIEINVDSTPSSLPPHHPPPPHQNQNQQISEEWFPWLVPLIFVINVVLFVASMYINNCPAHSTSCIGSDILHRFAFENVHENPLLGPSTTTLLKMGALDANKVNQEGQRWRIVTCMWLHAGLFHIFANMLSLLGVGIRLEQEFGFIRIGLLYVISGLGGSLLSSLFIRKSISVGASGALFGLLGAMLSELVTNWSVYANKLTAITTLILMIVINLMVGILPHVDNFAHIGGFVTGFLLGFILLARPQFDWIVPPGYYGHPMKPQYKLYQCILLGLSVIALFAIFTTGFILLFRKVDGNDYCSWCHYLSCVPTPLWSCDPQCNERRKGCI; encoded by the exons ATGGTACGGTCATCAACCTCTAGCAAGGATTCACCGGAGATCGAAATCAATGTCGATAGCACCCCTTCGTCGTTGCCTCCCCACCACCCTCCTCCCCCTCATCAGAATCAAAACCAACAAATTTCCGAAGAATGGTTTCCATGGCTAGTTCCGCTTATTTTTGTTATCAACGTCGTTCTTTTTGTAGCCTCGATGTATATCAACAACTGCCCGGCCCATTCTACAAGTTGCATTGGCTCGGATATCCTTCATCGGTTTGCCTTTGAAAATGTTCATGAAAACCCCCTTCTTGGCCCTTCCACCACCAC GTTGCTAAAAATGGGGGCATTGGATGCAAATAAAGTGAACCAAGAAGGACAACGATGGCGGATTGTTACTTGCATGTGGTTACATGCTGGCTTGTTCCATATTTTCGCGAATATGTTGAGTCTTCTAGGTGTTGGAATTCGTCTCGAGCAGGAGTTTGGATTTA TAAGAATTGGATTGCTTTATGTAATTTCCGGGCTTGGTGGTAGCTTGTTGTCGTCGTTGTTTATCAGAAAATCGATCTCTGTTGGTGCATCCGGAGCCCTGTTTGGTTTACTTGGAGCAATGCTTTCCGAACTAGTTACTAATTGGTCTGTTTACGCGAATAAG TTGACAGCAATAACGACGCTTATTCTCATGATTGTGATAAACCTAATGGTCGGGATCCTCCCACACGTGGATAACTTTGCCCACATAGGAGGATTCGTTACAGGGTTCTTGCTCGGGTTTATTCTTTTGGCTCGACCACAGTTTGATTGGATTGTCCCCCCTGGTTACTATGGGCACCCTATGAAACCACAATACAAGTTATATCAATGCATTTTACTCGGTCTCTCTGTAATAGCTTTATTTGCGAT ATTTACAACCGGATTCATACTCCTTTTCCGTAAAGTTGATGGAAACGATTATTGTTCTTGGTGTCATTATCTAAGTTGTGTGCCTACGCCTCTATGGAGCTGTGATCCGCAATGCAAC GAAAGAAGGAAAGGATGCATATGA